From Chroogloeocystis siderophila 5.2 s.c.1, the proteins below share one genomic window:
- a CDS encoding DUF1822 family protein: protein MTKNMNRIQDFSLTLPITEAARDTAQAFTHQVEFSPKKVEQVRLNTLAVCVVNNYLNMMGIDTNISAGDSWNPVLRLCADIADLEVSGIGRLECRWVRSPAKQCNIPPEVWEDRIGYIVVQFDEALREATLLGFTPRAIAQLPIDQLQPLEDLLAHLSHLKLRTAENQQPIVQLNHWFNHVFETGWHEVETILGPARANLAFSFRRSDTAIGGTNENRADRIRRAKLIDLGVQLAGHAVALIVELRSLPEQKVDILLQVHPAGSQIYLPPQLQLAVLDATEQLFLEAQARKADNYIQLQFSGKPGEKFSVKVALGNVSFIENFII from the coding sequence ATGACTAAAAACATGAATCGAATACAAGATTTTTCGTTAACTTTACCTATTACGGAGGCAGCACGAGACACTGCCCAAGCTTTTACGCATCAAGTAGAGTTTTCCCCAAAGAAAGTAGAGCAAGTTAGGCTAAATACACTGGCAGTTTGTGTTGTAAACAACTATTTGAATATGATGGGTATCGACACAAATATTTCGGCTGGTGATAGTTGGAACCCTGTCTTGCGGTTATGTGCTGATATTGCTGACTTAGAAGTTTCAGGAATTGGGCGCTTAGAGTGTCGTTGGGTGCGATCGCCTGCCAAGCAGTGCAATATTCCACCAGAAGTGTGGGAAGACCGCATTGGATATATTGTTGTGCAGTTTGACGAAGCACTCCGCGAAGCGACGTTATTAGGATTTACACCACGTGCGATCGCGCAGTTGCCAATCGATCAATTACAACCCCTCGAAGACTTACTTGCGCACTTGAGTCACCTCAAACTTAGAACCGCTGAGAATCAGCAACCAATTGTGCAATTAAACCATTGGTTTAATCATGTCTTTGAAACAGGATGGCATGAGGTTGAAACGATTTTAGGACCAGCACGCGCTAACTTGGCATTTAGTTTCCGTCGGTCTGATACAGCTATAGGCGGAACCAATGAGAATCGCGCAGATCGTATCCGACGCGCCAAGTTGATCGATCTCGGAGTGCAACTCGCAGGTCATGCGGTTGCGTTGATTGTCGAACTGCGATCGCTACCTGAGCAAAAGGTCGATATTTTACTACAAGTTCATCCCGCAGGAAGTCAAATCTATTTACCGCCGCAACTTCAGCTAGCTGTTTTAGATGCTACTGAGCAACTTTTCCTTGAAGCTCAAGCAAGAAAAGCCGATAATTATATTCAATTACAGTTTAGTGGAAAACCTGGAGAAAAGTTTAGTGTCAAAGTAGCGCTTGGTAACGTCAGTTTTATAGAAAATTTCATTATTTAA
- a CDS encoding DUF928 domain-containing protein — MMDVRFCRFALVGCVILSLLPTKVNSIPQTNTKEVLTTATGQINFVPPPPPADIGIPGDRTGAGRRGCIANNSATRDKQLTAVVPITKAANGVEVVWGLTSAERPTLWFYVPYRAQDIHSAKFVLRAANNRLVYQTTVPLPDKPGVISLTLPTTVAPLEIAQQYHWYFNIYCAERKPPTAVVHGGVQRRAITPALASQLAQATPQERAELYFANGFWYDAVTVLGELYYRNPVNIAIAQNWTNVLHFVGLDAIATEPIASCCQLIPQNSSLLN, encoded by the coding sequence ATGATGGATGTGCGGTTTTGTCGATTTGCCCTGGTTGGGTGCGTTATTCTGAGCTTACTACCTACAAAAGTTAACTCTATTCCCCAAACAAATACCAAAGAAGTCTTAACAACGGCAACAGGACAAATCAACTTTGTTCCGCCTCCACCTCCAGCGGATATTGGCATTCCAGGCGATCGCACCGGTGCAGGAAGGCGCGGCTGTATCGCGAATAACTCTGCAACGCGCGATAAACAGCTAACAGCTGTAGTGCCAATTACCAAAGCTGCAAACGGCGTTGAGGTGGTGTGGGGGCTGACGAGTGCTGAGCGTCCTACACTCTGGTTTTACGTTCCATATCGCGCTCAGGACATACATTCAGCAAAGTTTGTTTTGCGCGCAGCAAACAATCGACTCGTTTATCAAACAACAGTTCCATTACCAGATAAGCCTGGAGTGATTAGTTTAACGCTACCGACAACCGTAGCGCCCTTAGAAATTGCCCAACAATATCACTGGTACTTCAACATCTACTGTGCCGAGCGTAAGCCACCGACGGCGGTAGTTCATGGCGGAGTTCAAAGACGAGCAATCACTCCTGCCCTTGCCAGCCAATTAGCACAAGCAACCCCACAAGAGCGTGCAGAACTCTACTTTGCGAACGGATTTTGGTACGACGCAGTAACTGTACTTGGTGAACTGTACTATCGCAATCCAGTAAACATCGCCATAGCACAAAATTGGACGAATGTATTGCACTTTGTTGGCTTAGATGCGATCGCCACGGAACCAATTGCCTCGTGTTGTCAACTTATCCCTCAAAACTCATCACTCTTAAATTAA
- a CDS encoding EboA family metabolite traffic protein: MNLRTDYDVTQAIELLHNCLSRQISHEALIWLEEKTNQISQGAMQRLFYTAFSAVPRYLGKQQLTLSTQDLRAAAAIRPGWNPQHWSVDQVGRTWIVLSLPHADIEKYLWTLEQVFTTADVRELIALYQSLPLMPHPEKHYARAAEGVRSNMTSVFNAVALRNPYPAEYFDDLAWNQMILKAVFVGSPLYLIHNSDRRANPELGKMLVDYARERWAAKRSVTPELWRFVGYTDTELQALAKVLQVDDIVQQEAAALACAHSPLPQAKELLARYPHLQAAILQGDLTWSSFSRDRLGADT; the protein is encoded by the coding sequence ATGAACTTAAGAACTGACTACGATGTGACTCAGGCAATCGAATTGCTGCACAACTGCTTATCTAGGCAGATTTCTCACGAAGCGTTAATTTGGCTAGAAGAAAAAACAAACCAGATTAGCCAAGGGGCGATGCAACGACTCTTTTATACAGCGTTTAGTGCAGTCCCTCGATATCTCGGTAAGCAGCAATTAACTTTATCAACACAGGATTTACGCGCAGCCGCAGCAATTCGCCCAGGCTGGAATCCTCAACATTGGAGTGTGGATCAAGTAGGGCGAACATGGATAGTTTTGTCTTTGCCGCATGCAGATATTGAGAAATATCTTTGGACACTCGAACAAGTTTTCACAACTGCGGATGTCAGAGAGTTGATTGCGCTGTATCAAAGTTTACCTTTAATGCCGCATCCAGAAAAGCATTACGCTAGAGCCGCCGAGGGAGTACGCAGTAATATGACAAGCGTATTCAATGCTGTTGCTTTACGTAATCCTTACCCAGCAGAGTATTTTGACGATCTGGCTTGGAATCAAATGATCCTCAAAGCAGTGTTTGTGGGTAGTCCGTTGTATCTTATTCATAATAGCGATCGCCGCGCTAACCCAGAGTTAGGGAAAATGCTTGTAGATTATGCGCGTGAACGCTGGGCAGCAAAACGCAGTGTAACACCTGAACTATGGCGATTTGTAGGATACACCGACACCGAGTTACAAGCTTTGGCAAAAGTCTTACAAGTTGATGATATTGTGCAGCAAGAAGCCGCAGCCCTAGCGTGTGCGCACTCTCCACTACCACAAGCCAAAGAATTACTAGCACGTTATCCTCATTTACAAGCTGCAATTCTTCAGGGCGATTTAACGTGGAGTAGCTTTAGCCGCGATCGCCTCGGCGCTGACACATGA
- a CDS encoding CHASE2 domain-containing protein, which yields MAKLVVLKVGEGSFEQGFPVTMQIGEEGDAPAIQTLGKLPPAPEIPQYYNCWQSAYLCLGWSTRLEAKPVQVTNVSVIEDCWHAVQVLRNRLNSWIHSESFRAIREKWLEKLLPSDELRVILQTEDLLLQRLPWHFCDLFERYPKAELAFSAPAYERVKQISQTKDKVNILAILGDSTGIDTQADRALFEQLPGATVQFLVEPQRQELNNQLWSQGWDILFFAGHSSSLVDADGRICINRTDSLSISDLRYALKTAVAHGLKLAIFNSCDGLGLARELANLYIPQVIVMREPVPDKVAQEFLKNFLYAFAGGQPFYLSVREARERLQGLEDEYPCASWLPVIYQNPAETPPLWSALSRPVSVNTSGNNHSRQRSLKKIGSQHLRRMLLTSVLVTSVTWGLQQLGAFQPLELKVFDQLMRLRPQEATDPRLLVVAITEEDFKLPEQKNRTGSISDLALARLLEKLEQYQPRAIGLDIYREDPVNPQLKNLAQYMQQSDRFIAVCKINEPTASEDPSVAPPPEVPEARQGFSDVVLDPDGILRRYLVAVNPHPASICSAPYAFSTQLTFRYLAAEGIFPQWTPQGHLQLGNVILPRLQPHTGGYQTIDTAGFQMLLNYRSYRSPENIANKVTLTDVLRNRIRPDDVRNRIVLIGVTAPSVGDYFATPYSTSKGAYQKMAGVFVHAQMVSQMLSAVKNQRPSLWVLPQGSELLWVWGWSIVGSVLAWRYRSVLHLELALAITLIVLYALCFALFAYQSCWVPFVPSTLALIATSASIVVQNASQKQGQSTKLYAESN from the coding sequence GTGGCTAAGTTAGTTGTCTTGAAAGTAGGCGAAGGAAGCTTTGAGCAGGGATTTCCTGTCACAATGCAAATAGGAGAAGAAGGCGATGCTCCGGCGATCCAAACTTTAGGTAAATTGCCACCTGCTCCGGAAATTCCTCAGTACTACAATTGCTGGCAATCAGCGTATCTCTGTTTGGGATGGTCTACCCGCCTCGAAGCAAAACCTGTTCAAGTCACGAATGTCTCAGTTATTGAAGATTGCTGGCACGCCGTACAAGTTTTACGCAACCGTTTAAATAGCTGGATACACTCCGAATCGTTTCGGGCAATTCGCGAAAAATGGCTAGAGAAATTATTGCCATCCGATGAACTTCGCGTGATTTTACAAACTGAAGATTTACTTTTGCAACGATTACCTTGGCACTTCTGCGATCTCTTCGAGCGTTACCCTAAAGCAGAACTTGCCTTCAGCGCCCCAGCCTACGAGCGCGTTAAACAAATCTCGCAAACCAAAGACAAAGTTAACATACTCGCGATTCTAGGCGATAGTACCGGAATTGATACGCAAGCAGATCGAGCTTTATTCGAGCAATTACCAGGTGCGACGGTGCAGTTTCTCGTAGAACCGCAGCGTCAAGAACTTAATAATCAACTCTGGAGCCAAGGTTGGGATATTCTCTTTTTCGCAGGACATAGCTCCAGTTTAGTCGATGCAGATGGGCGAATTTGTATTAATCGCACCGATAGCTTATCAATTAGCGATTTAAGATACGCGCTCAAAACTGCGGTAGCGCACGGATTAAAGCTAGCAATTTTTAATTCTTGTGATGGCTTAGGATTAGCACGCGAACTTGCTAACTTGTATATTCCGCAAGTGATTGTAATGCGCGAACCAGTCCCCGACAAAGTCGCGCAAGAGTTTTTAAAGAATTTTCTCTACGCTTTTGCGGGCGGTCAGCCGTTTTATCTATCAGTCCGCGAAGCACGCGAGCGACTTCAAGGGTTAGAAGATGAGTATCCGTGTGCCAGTTGGTTACCGGTTATTTATCAAAATCCCGCAGAAACTCCACCGCTATGGAGCGCATTGTCGCGTCCAGTTAGTGTTAACACAAGTGGCAACAATCACAGCCGCCAGCGATCGCTCAAAAAAATTGGCTCGCAACATCTGCGGAGGATGCTGCTGACGAGTGTTTTGGTAACGTCTGTAACGTGGGGATTGCAACAGTTGGGAGCATTTCAGCCACTCGAACTCAAGGTTTTTGATCAGCTGATGCGCTTGCGTCCCCAGGAAGCAACTGATCCGCGATTATTGGTAGTTGCCATTACCGAAGAAGATTTCAAACTGCCAGAACAGAAAAATCGCACAGGATCGATATCCGATCTAGCGCTAGCACGACTATTAGAGAAATTAGAGCAATATCAACCACGCGCGATCGGCTTGGATATTTATCGTGAAGATCCGGTAAACCCTCAACTCAAAAATTTAGCGCAATATATGCAACAGAGCGATCGCTTTATTGCGGTGTGTAAAATAAATGAACCTACTGCGAGTGAAGATCCGAGTGTTGCTCCACCGCCCGAAGTTCCCGAAGCGCGTCAAGGATTTAGTGATGTTGTGCTTGACCCTGACGGTATTCTCCGGCGATATCTTGTCGCCGTTAATCCACATCCTGCCTCGATTTGCAGCGCGCCCTACGCCTTCAGCACGCAACTTACATTTCGTTATTTAGCTGCTGAGGGTATTTTTCCCCAATGGACACCTCAAGGGCATTTACAGCTAGGTAACGTTATTTTACCACGTTTACAACCACATACCGGAGGATATCAAACGATTGATACAGCTGGCTTTCAAATGTTACTCAACTATCGCTCTTACCGATCACCAGAGAATATTGCGAATAAAGTTACCTTAACTGATGTGTTACGGAATCGAATTCGACCTGATGATGTTAGAAATAGAATTGTTTTGATTGGTGTGACTGCCCCAAGTGTTGGTGATTATTTTGCGACCCCTTATAGTACGAGCAAAGGAGCATATCAGAAAATGGCAGGCGTGTTTGTCCATGCACAAATGGTTAGTCAGATGCTGAGTGCTGTCAAGAATCAGCGACCATCGTTATGGGTGTTACCCCAGGGGAGTGAACTTTTATGGGTTTGGGGATGGTCAATTGTTGGTAGTGTGCTGGCTTGGCGCTATCGGTCAGTATTACATCTAGAGTTAGCATTAGCAATTACCCTTATCGTACTGTACGCGCTGTGCTTTGCACTTTTTGCGTATCAAAGCTGTTGGGTGCCGTTTGTACCATCGACCTTGGCATTAATTGCGACTAGCGCTAGTATTGTTGTTCAAAATGCCTCGCAAAAACAGGGACAAAGTACAAAACTCTACGCAGAGAGTAATTAA
- a CDS encoding TatD family hydrolase, whose amino-acid sequence MMFIDPHIHMVSRTTYDYMVMREYGVVAVIEPSFWLGQPRTSSGSFKDYFSSLIGWERFRASQFGIQHYCTIGLNPKEANNEALAAAVMELLPLYACKEGVVAIGEIGYDDMTPAEDKYFCQQLELAQELDMLVLIHTPHRNKKAGASQSMDRCIEYGLAPSRVIIDHNNEETVEEVLARGFWAAFTIYPHTKMGNARMVEIVRQYGCDRIIVDSSADWGVSDPLAVPKTAQLMLERGIPEAHVKAVCYENALAAYSQSHQFSESDWLTSTIDQRELYYGNSVLRGQTPVVEASRDQILIE is encoded by the coding sequence ATGATGTTCATCGATCCTCATATCCACATGGTTTCGCGGACAACCTATGACTACATGGTGATGCGCGAGTATGGTGTTGTCGCCGTCATTGAACCGTCGTTTTGGTTAGGACAACCGCGTACTAGTTCTGGATCGTTTAAAGATTACTTCAGTAGTTTAATTGGTTGGGAACGCTTTCGCGCCAGTCAATTTGGAATTCAGCACTATTGTACGATTGGCTTAAACCCAAAAGAAGCAAACAACGAAGCTTTAGCCGCAGCAGTGATGGAACTGTTGCCATTGTACGCGTGTAAAGAGGGAGTCGTGGCGATCGGTGAAATTGGCTATGACGATATGACACCAGCAGAAGATAAATACTTTTGCCAACAACTCGAACTCGCCCAAGAACTCGATATGTTGGTGTTGATTCATACGCCGCATCGCAACAAAAAAGCTGGTGCTAGTCAAAGTATGGATCGCTGTATTGAATATGGTTTAGCACCATCACGAGTGATTATTGACCATAACAACGAAGAAACTGTAGAAGAAGTATTAGCACGAGGATTTTGGGCAGCGTTTACAATTTATCCGCACACCAAAATGGGTAATGCACGGATGGTTGAAATTGTTCGTCAGTACGGATGCGATCGCATTATTGTTGATAGTAGCGCGGATTGGGGTGTTAGCGATCCATTAGCTGTCCCAAAAACCGCACAATTGATGCTAGAACGCGGAATTCCTGAAGCACACGTTAAGGCAGTATGTTACGAAAATGCCCTAGCAGCATACAGCCAAAGTCATCAATTCAGTGAAAGTGACTGGCTAACATCGACAATCGACCAACGCGAACTGTACTACGGTAACTCAGTTTTACGCGGACAAACACCCGTCGTCGAAGCTAGCCGCGATCAGATCTTGATTGAGTAA